The DNA sequence AGACGATGTGAAACGAGTATTTGTCACCTCTCACGACATTACGCCGGAATGGCATATTCGAATGCAGACTGCTTTTCAAAAATATGTTGATAATGCCGTTTCTAAAACCATCAACTTTCCTAACGCCGCTACTCGTGATGATGTCGCCAAAGCGTATTTATTGGCGTACGAGAATGATTGCAAAGGAGTAACTATTTATCGGGATGGCAGTCGAGATGTTCAAGTTTTAACAACCGGTCAATCGCACAAAAAGGAAGAGGCTCCAAAGGAAACCACTACTCCTGCTGCGCCGTTTTATAAGCGCAAGCGCCCGATGATGATGCGCGGCACAACTTATAAAGTAAAAACGTCGTATGGTGATTTGTATATCACCATTAATGACGACGAACAGGGTAATCCCTTCGAAGTGTTTGCTACTATTGGTAAGGCTGGCGGATTTTTTTCAGCCAAGTCAGAAGCAATTTGTCGTTTAGTTTCCTTGGCGTTACGCGCCGGCATTCCGGCCCAGGAAGTAGTCAGTCAAATTAAAGGTATTCGTGGTCCGATGCCGTCTTGGGGTGAAGGGGGAATGATTTTGTCGCTTCCTGACGCTATTGCTCAGATTATTGAAAAACATCTCAGTCAAAATCAGCAGCGGCTGGAATTAGAATTTCATAATGGCAAAGTGACCAAAGAACAGTTATCTAAAACCCCGGCCTCCTATGATCCGGCTTCATCTTTGCCGGTAGATAGCGCCAAGCCTTCCAATGGCAACGGTAATCGGGAAATTGCCGATTTTGGTACCGCGCCAGAATGTCCTGATTGTGGCAATATTTTGGAAATCGCCGAAGGTTGTTTGAAGTGTCGATCCTGTGGCTTTTCCCGCTGCGGGTAAAACTAAACATGTTGAAGGGTGCTATGAAAAGTGATTTAGGTAAAGTTCATGTGTATACCGGCGACGGTAAGGGCAAAACTACTGCATCGCTTGGTCTTGCTTTACGCGCCATCGGTGCTGGCTATCAGGTTTATATTGTTCAATTTTTAAAAGGCCAAGACTATAGCGAATTAACCAGTCTAAAACCGCTTAAAGAAATTACCTTAAAGCGTTTCGGCCAAAAAAGTTTTATTATCAAAAAGGCTAAGCCGACTGACATCGCTTTGGCAAAGCAGGGGTTGGCATGGGCGCGCCGGGTGATAAAAAGTAAAAAATTTGACGTGGTAATTCTGGATGAGATATTTTTGGCGGTTTTTTTCAAAATGTTGAAAGTGTCCGATCTAGTTTCGTTGATTAAAATCAAACCAAAAAATGTTGAGTTGATTTTGACCGGCCGCCGCGCACCGGCGGCGGTAGT is a window from the Candidatus Buchananbacteria bacterium genome containing:
- the cobO gene encoding cob(I)yrinic acid a,c-diamide adenosyltransferase, which encodes MKSDLGKVHVYTGDGKGKTTASLGLALRAIGAGYQVYIVQFLKGQDYSELTSLKPLKEITLKRFGQKSFIIKKAKPTDIALAKQGLAWARRVIKSKKFDVVILDEIFLAVFFKMLKVSDLVSLIKIKPKNVELILTGRRAPAAVVALADYVTEMKEVKHPYKKGVVARRGIEN